CGCTGTAGCGCGTCCATAACGCCGATCCGCTGCAGCCAGTTGGCCACGATGCGGTGACCGTGCTCGGTCAGCACCGACTCGGGGTGAAACTGCACGCCCTCGATCGGCAGGCCGGTGTGCCGCAGTGCCATCACGACCCCGCCAGCGGTGCGCCCGGTCACCTCGATCTCGGCCGGCAGCTCAGCCTCGTCGACGGCCAGCGAGTGATAGCGGGTCGCCACAAATGGCGAGGGCAGGCCGGCGAGTACGCCGGAATCGTCGTGCTCAACCATCGAGGTCTTGCCGTGCAACAGCTCGGGAGCGTGGTGCACGGGTGCGCCGTACACCGCCCCGATGCACTGGTGGCCGAGGCACACCCCGAACACCGGCAGTGCGCGGTCACGGCAGG
The nucleotide sequence above comes from Epidermidibacterium keratini. Encoded proteins:
- a CDS encoding aminodeoxychorismate/anthranilate synthase component II, with the protein product MSTKVLVIDNYDSFVYNLVQYLAQLGAQPVVVRNDEAGIDDQAAAALLEQHRPAGVLVSPGPGTPAEAGVSNAMVRACRDRALPVFGVCLGHQCIGAVYGAPVHHAPELLHGKTSMVEHDDSGVLAGLPSPFVATRYHSLAVDEAELPAEIEVTGRTAGGVVMALRHTGLPIEGVQFHPESVLTEHGHRIVANWLQRIGVMDALQRADQLDVELGAVRADAHFAVT